The genomic region atttttgtaaagtgCTGTGAGACAAGAActtgtgaagaagaaaaggagagaCTACTAAAGTTTGGAAAAGTACATgatgttaaatatattaagttttttGTCAGCGTTAGGGACGAATTGATGTTgattttctaatacaaaataaattatagtacgtaatgtgatattataataacctttgtaagttattattttgcaaataattttatatttcattttgttgaGAATCACAatgacatttattttatacatggtctcgtaatttttgaaatttttctatatatctGTCAAGCAAATAAGAGTATAATACactaagtaaatattttatggaaGAATAGTATAGGAATTTggcatttttcaatttatccTTTTCAATATTCCATCCATTATAATTTAGATCTCATTAAatctataaatacataataaaatattggtaataatactattattatttatatttttttttattcactaGTTTATCTCTATTAGGAGTCTTTATTGTAAACCTAAGAAACACATAAGCTAAACTCGTAGTTCAACACCTTTCGATTATTAAAcaaatgtttctttttttaaaaatcttaaatttttatcacagTCATACATCAATAGACATCAGAgccaaattttgattaattcgCTTTCGCACCCAAttaaagttttcatttttctccatcatccaacatttttcttttcttctttctcttacCAATTTTCTAGGATTCTTaggcatttttctttttctttttagttttcaaacaaaaagaaagaaaatacaaaataaaaaaatacctaTCAATGAGAAAACAACTGCAAGTCGACTCTTCGCCTGAGCGACCGTCGACTGTGTAGCCTCCAACCTGAGCTTGGCCTTTGGCCgcccaccaccacctccattCGCGCGCCaccaacataaatatatttatatatttgcacCTAACCTTAAgatatgttaatataattcatctataataaaatagaaacatatataattgtatatctCTATCCGTAAGGCTTTCAAGATTTTTGTTGGGTAAATTAGTTAGTTagtaatgtattttttttatatattttaaaaaactatgtagagaatattattttttatttaattaatttagataaatgtACAATTCAGTGAACTAACCAAAATTCGCAttcaaattgatatatataaaaaggcaaaattatatgtttGGTCATGTAACTATAGGCCGggaccattttttttattatgtaacctactcaattttcatatttaatcatttttaatgaatttagttCTGAACATCTCATATTTAGTCGtgtttttggtaaatttcgTCATGCATTAACAATTTTAGTGCTAGTGACGTATAattaaatgtcaaaaaaatgAGACGTACTCCAGTGTGAAGGagaccaaaattatcaatacagaactaaatttgtcaaaagaaaagggtaaatattatatttagtcccttaaatttttatttagaatcaCTTTAATCCCTCgagttcatttttttattttaacatccttaaagtttcatttttgtttcaactTGGCCCTCAAACCATTTTTCGGTAAAAAAtggtcaaaaaaatatattttttggagggtaaaatggtcaatttaagttttattttctcacttcagtcccttaagtttgtaaaaaaatcaaattagtcATTTCTTAGTGTCCACATGTTGAAATTatcatcacataataaaatttttcgtgTTCTTTACTCAATGcgttaatttattagatttttgtGACATAGTTAGAATGTTTTCTTATTCATTGGCACTGGCATGAAAACCCGTGCTATGcacgaaaatttataaattcaaaaatctttTTGTAAATTCTAAATTCATAATGGTATATATGTCCTATTTTAATGACAATCTTGCtatatacaatatttcaaatttatttatacgaTACTTATTTGACCGCAATTAAGCTAATTTTGACCAGCATAATATAATCATCGAGACAATCACTCATGATACAAAGCagttttgtataaataagtttgtaatattgtatatatcaCGACTGTCATTAAAATACGACATATATACCATTAtgtaatttagaatttataaaaagattattaaatttataaattttcaatagcGCACGGTTCATGCTAGTGCCAACAAATAAGAAAACGTCAAAGCTATTTTACAAAAGTTCAATAAATTAACGTGTTGAGTGAagaacataaaattttttattatgtgatgatAATTACAATATGTGGACACTAAGAAACAACTAATTTGaactttttacaaatttaagcgactaaaatgagaaaataaaatttaaattgaccattttacccttCAAAACAATCTGTTTTTCGGCCTTTTTTGTGGGAAAATGGTTTGAGGgactaatttgaaataaaaattaaattttaagaatgataaaatcaaaaaatgaatttgaagcATCAAAGTAattctaaacaaaaatttaaatgatatttagtcaatatatatatatatatatatattagataaaataataataggagTGAAGAGAATGCTGAGATGGCAAGTGAAAGGGAATCTCTGATGTGGGGCCCACCTAAAACAATTTCTACTTCCCTCCCATCGCATTAgtttctcatatatataaataagaattctttctcatttttggtGAACAACAAATGGAGTAATGCGCAAAACGGGAATATTTAGGGTTAGGGCCAAAAGATTTTCTCTGTACAAATATTCCCATTGATTTCTGTTCTGGAAACCCCTCAATTCTCTCGATTTATCACAAGTTTTTCCATTTTGATTCTCTCTGCTCTGCATTTGGTACctgttttctccttcttcaGGGTTTCAATTGTTCTGTGTTTTAGTTTTGGTTGTGAGATTTATCCGTGTTATTAGGGCTTTGTACATTGAAGAAGAAGTTGGTTCTTTCCACCAAGTTGTGTTCTTGGAAGTAGTAGTTTGCTAACTTTCATTGAATTTGAGGTGCTTGGCTGAATGGGTTACTGAGTTGTTGCAGCTATTGCTTGATTTTTGCTGGTTGTAATTACGCAAATGCTAGGTTTTTTTCTGCTCAAGTGTTCTTCTGGGAAATTGAGAATTATTAAGTAGTGAATGTGAATGTATCCTCTTGGTATGGATTATTTGCGCGAAAGTGGGCTGGTGTTGATTCCGACGAGGTTTGTGTGGCCTTATGGTGGGAGAAGTGTGTACATCAGTGGCTCGTTTACAGGGTGAGAACTAATCAGTAGCATTTGAAGCTTATTTACTAACCTCATGCATTCAGatattttctcttctcttgtcatgggatatatataatatatatatgtgtgtgtgtgtgtgtgttttattGTGATTTGATGCGTATTTTCACTAAGTTACTTGTATGATTGTTTGTGATACTTGCAAAAGGTGGACACAGTGGCCAATGACCCCGGTTGAGGGTTGCCCTACAGTGTTTCAGACGATCTGTAGCCTGCCGCCCGGTTATCACCAGGTCTGTATTTGTTCCTTGAAGCCTACTACTGTTTCTCAAGGAATTGCTTGTGTTTgtttgtgatattgaaaaagaatgtAGATTTACTAGCTCGACCACAATCTGTTTTTGCAAGGAAATAACCGTAATTTTAGATGGCAATTGACTAGCAGTTAATTTGGTCCTGAAGGATGCCGTATCTGCCACGTTATATGACGTGCGTTTGGTATGCCATGTCGTGCGGGTTTGGTGTATGTGCGTCATAAATTACTCGATCACGTGATCGTGCAGGATGTTAGAACTGATCCTTAGCTAGGATAAGACATAGTTTTGTCTCTTTCTCCGTTAATCTTGCCATATTATAGTTGCCCATTTTTGACCTTATATTCTGATGTTGACAAAGTGTGAATCAGCTGGAAAGTCACTAACCTTTAACGTATCTTAGTTATTGGTTTCTGACTTGTGGATACAGTTAGAAATAATGGTTTTTGTTACCCGagagaatgaaaaaaaatgttctaGATATGATCTTGGATGCTGGTTAACCATTATAATATCAACGTGGTTTTTGCATGACACTTGGCAAAAACATTGTTTGAATTAATGGCGCTGCGAAACTAAGTTGTGAAAAAAGAATGTATATTAAGCACAATATatcttttcataataaaatcaagaatgaatttatattaatggTCGAACAACACTCAATATGTATGCGTAACTTAGAGTTTTGTTATACTTtttgtctaattaaataaaaaattaaagatgaaataaacaattggatcaaaattgacaaaataaaataatattaaatatgcatgaatagaaaattattgggAGAGTTAATTGATCAAAGAAATGAATCTCTCGTGAATAAATATGTTTAAGTTTACTTTTGTCAATAAACATTTTCGCCCAAGTTAGTTACTCTAGGAGTCAtatctttaataaatagtacagATAAATTGGAGAATAGATATTCTTAAGTAAATATAGATGCCAATGAATTGTCCTTTCTTGAAGAGATGTTTGAAAACTTTGCTGCTACTGGTAGGAAGGTTATTGATTGAAGAAATTAGCTTATAGTGCAGGCATCTATATAGCCATTAATGGTTGCTGAAAACTAACAAACTATATACCTTGGTTTGATGGTATATTGTTGAGTTCTAAAAGATTTGGTAAGATTGTGTTTGACGATAGGAGGGGCCAAATGTTGACAAGTTAATATCAATCACAATAAATTCAGTTCTTAACTGGTAACCATATGCTAACAATTATATGTTGATTGAGCTAGCTAACAATGAGAAGAGTCAAATCATGCAGGTGTCCCATGGGAATGAGTTTTGTGCATCATTCTAGTTCTATTTTTTCCTTTGGCTCCTTTTGGTAGAAGTGAAGTTTGATTTCCCCTAGTGAAAGTtccatattatatatttttccaaaatgcCTTAGTAGCTAATTTACATTCTAATACTTAAACTTATAAAGATAACATGTTCTGATTTACTGTGTCATGACTTGCCTAGATATGAACTTAGCTAAAGAAAGCACGTTCGTTTGACTTCTAACTGATGGCTATGCCTggttaaaaaatgatatgtaACTTGGCTGGATGAGAAATAATTCTAGAAACAGCGCATTCTGGGGGACCTCAGATGTTAAATTCCAAACTACAAATCCCAGAGGGTGGGGTCATGTATCTGTTTATCTGCAATATACTAGCTTTCctaaagattttaattttgattgaagATATTTCTGTGGGTTTTCCTGGAAAACTACCTTATTGAATTCTGTATCATTTTTAAATGCCCCTCTTTATTTGCAGTACAAATTTGTGGTTGATGGTGAATGGAGATATGATGAACACCGGCCTTTTATCAGTAGTAACATTGGAACAGTGAACACTATCCTTTTAACCAGGGAATCTGATTACCTTACTCCAATGTTAAGCCCACAAATGCCTCCCTCTGGTCCTGGTTCCAGCATGGATGTAGACAACGAGGCCTTTCAGCGTGTGGTAGGATATTGCTGAGCTTATCTTGACTTTCTTATCATTTATGTTCTCAACCAGCATTTTTAATAGCCTGGTTCAACCAAAaaactttttatcttttcttctaCTCAAGTAGGTAGTcgttttttcatttcttctgaTTGAGGATGTTTAGCGTAAAGCTTAGAATAACAGGTTTGGCTTTTATTCTTTCCTCCTTGCTAATTCAAGTAGCTTGTTTAGCTAATAAGCCTTCAACTTAATTGCTGTTAATGGCGACAATTGCCATGACACATCAGAGGTATGGAAGCATATCAAGCATTAATGagaatatttcattttcctgCTTGGACAATTGAAAGCAGTTAACATTGACTATTTAGATTAAAAGAAACTTATAGTTTCTGAATTTGCAGATATTATGGTTTAGCatcaaattttgtataactGTGTTCCCATGttgtcaaaaattaatttgtgttgGTGCTTACAtgattaatcatattaatagATAGTCTACCTTGTTGGTGAATTTATCTTGGTAACAGGTTCGATTGTTAGATGGTACATCCCCTGAACCCTTTCCTACGATATCGGAGGCAGATTTAGAGATTTCCAGGCATCGTATTGCTGTATTCATGTCGACACACATGGCTTATGAGTTGCTCCCTGAATCTGGGAAGGTCGGGAAGATCCTCATCTGTTCTAATGTTATCTCTTCACATTGATATCTGTCCAAGTTcagtttatttgattttgcttGGATTAATTTGCAGGTTATTGCTTTGGATGTTGAACTGCCTGTGAAGCAAGCATTTCATATTCTGCATGAGCAGGTAccttcattaattattgaatgtAGAGTCCACTTGTTAACATCTTTTCTGGAAGAATaagatatgattaattttttttatgcctTCAAGAATCAGGATTAAATAACACACTCCTTGCAAGATGATTTGTTCTGATGCTTTTGTTCATGTACTttctttttggtaaatttactaatgTTCTGAACAACCAAGTTCTTTTCAGGGAATCTCTGTTGCACCCTTATGGGACTTCTCAAAGGGAAAATTTGTTGGAGTTCTCAGTGCActggattttattttgattatgagGGAGGTAGGCCATTGAGGCTTCTATCATTATTTtctaagaataaaatttatcttgaTTCAGCTCCATTTCCAATTTTCCCTCAGGCACTTGTTCTCTTTGTTCCCTTTTTTGTGCAATCAGATGTGATCAAGTAATCTGTGACTTGAGTACTACTTAAATCTTtgctaatttatttagttgatgTGACCTTGAATTAGAATTCATGTGGTTTTATCAGAATGATTAACTTCCCTCATTGACATGGTATTTtgaaactttatttatttagtaggATATTTAGATCATAAGCTTTTTTTGAACTCTTGGCTGGTCAAAGCAAGAAGGGAGAATAGATTTGTTACTGCAGTGATAAAGGTGGTACTAAAAGTTATTATGTTATACATTTAGTATACATCTGAAACTCTTAATTTGGTAGTTGTGATCCATCAATTGTAGTGCACATCCACATTATATCACActttattttacttatcatATGTTCATAATGAGATGGAATGGACGAGGAAATTGTCAATCAAATGGCTTtgtatattcaaataatttatcagtTTTTATGACTATCTCCATGTACAtgatttagtaaaaaaaattcatctaaTCTTGTGCAACATGGCTCTGATCCAAAAGTGCTGCAATTTTATCTGGATGAcattattattacatgaaaattattgGAGTTTGCTAGTTGTTCGAATTGATAAGAACTCTactgaatttttattgaaagcAGTGATAAGTTTGAGAAATACTTATTCTCTTTAATGTTAAAATGGGGGAGTTTTTTGGAAATGAAAGCACTTGAATTGCCAACGATTTGGTGTTTATTTGATGACCTTATGTTGTTTTTACTTGAATTCCTGTCTTTTGAGTTTGTGCTTGTATGCATCATTTGGGGTGGTAAGTTCAATTTATTTGTACAAGTGTAAATGATGCTGCGtaccaaataataaatattttccaagATGGTTGACTTATCTTTATGTTAGGGCATATCTCTAGGTTTTTGTTATCTCATATCTGCAAAGTCTTATAATGTGTTTCCTGGATGTCCTCAATGCTTGGCAGCTTGGCAGTCATGGGTCCAATTTGACCGAGGAAGAGCTGGAGACACATACTATAGCTGCTTGGAAAGAAGCAAAGTCATATATGAATAGTCAAATTAATGGTCAAGGAGGTGTTGTTTCCAGACAGCTTGTACAAGTAAGTCGTCAGATCAATGTGCTGAATATCAGCATATAAACTGTGCACCTGCAATTAGTCATTTAAATATCTAGTGCACAGATATGGATAGAATGGACAATTGGTACTGTAGTCCTGTCTTTTACACTAATAGCGACTGAAGAATAAATAGAATACATACTATTTGTGCCCTTGTCATGAATCAAGCTTTCCTCCCTGCTAGAAAAGTGTATCTGCATTTCTGCTTGTCTCTTGTATTGCCATGATTAACTGGGCATTTGCATAATCTTATCAAGTTTTAACTTGTTAAATTAGAACTCTTCAGTTGGTGGAGAATGACTTTATTCTGGAATACGTATTCCTTTTCTCATAAATATCCTTACTTTTGGTCTCAtgactatttattaaacatattcCAGAATGGCCTGATTACCCAAATATGTTCAGATAGTTTTGCGGAAGTGTTATATGGTCCAGTAGCGAGCAGTATTCTTCTTTTATACGTTAGAATTAGCATTTCAGATACTCTTCTATGTTAACTTGATGACGATTTTCAGGCTGGGCCTGATGACAGTTTGAAGGAAGTTGCTTTGAAGATTTTGCAAAATGGTGTAGCCACAGTTCCCATTATTCATTCTCCTTCAGCAGATGCCTCAAACCCACATCTGTTACATCTTGCTTCACTTTCTGGAATACTAAAATGTGAGTAAAATGTATCATCTTATGTATGTgagtttgtgtgtgtatattgtTGTCAGAAAATAGTGTATATCTCTGTGGAGTACTAAGAGTGAGGAATAGAAGAAGTACTCATAATGTGCTCATGATTAACATGATTAGTTGCTTCACAGGTATTTGCCGGTTTTTTAAGCATTCACCAAGCTCATTACCAGTACTTCAGTTTCCAATTGGTGCAATCCCTTTGGGCACTTGGGTTCCGAAAATTGGAGACCCGAATCGACGGCCATTGGCGATGTTGAGACCCAGTGCTTCACTTAGTGCagcattgaatttattgattcaAGGTATCCAGCTATAGTCTAAAAACTGGGCTACACCTTGAGTGATCTCATTTCTCTTGCGTTCTTCTAGCTGTTTCTCTAGCTGCAAGCACACTACCAACACTCTGTAGCGACTCACtccatttgaaattattttgaccTAATAATAAGCATAAACACTTTAAATCTAAAGAAACTTTTGAATAGATATAACTTGTTCTAGTTGTGGTTGCAGGCAAAAGTATGTTGAATATATGGAAAGACTTGAATTTTCTACACTTTCAGAAGTTAACATTATAGATTCATTTTCCTGCATTTATATGGTTGCTTATTCCATTTATTTGGTTGCTCTAAACATGGTACTTCTGGAACTCCAATGGTTACGCTGAAGGATATGTATGAATAAACATTTCATGAAGTATGCCCATATACTATTCGTCGTTTCAttcatattacataattttggtAACCACATTCATCTCCTAGCTAGCTGCATCACTCCTTATTTGACATGTCTCACTTCTTTGCAGCACAAGTTAGTTCTATCCCTATCGTTGATGATAATGACTCTTTATTGGATGTATATTCTCGAAGGTTGGTAAGATTTACTTTGTTCTTGCTTGGTATGTGATTTATCTTGTCCGACATTTGGAGTGGTATCGATAAGTTGTCAGTTTTTGGTCAGTGATATAACCAGTTTGGCAAAGGACAGAATTTATACACACATTAATCTGGAAGAAACAACTATTCATCAGGTAAGCACCTTTAATTCGTCTTGCATTTTCGTAAACTCCCtgttataaatacttatttcaGATTTTCCTGTGACATTGAtagattttttcttgtgaGGATAGGAAAGACACTAACTAGGTGAAATGTAGATCTTGATAAAGCGTGCATTATATGTTGATGAAGCAACTTGTTATTTCCTTCACTTACTATTGGTATACTCTTcagtaattttcttatttactttgtCCATTTGTAAAACCACAGGCATTGCAGTACAGAGACGACCCCTTTTCCATGTATGGGTCCAATAACCAAAGATGTTTTATGTGTTTGCGTTCTGATCCTCTCCATAAGGTCTTGGAGAGATTATCCCAACCAGGTAAGCTTTTTTCCTCATCTCTTCTTTCTAGATGCTCATCATGTTAAttgcaatataatttttctttccgAAAGAATTCCTCTCTACTTGGCTCCTTGTGATGTGGTTCCTAATTTGTTTCAGGGGTGAGACGTCTTATTGTTGTTGAAGCTGGAAGCAAGCACGTAGAGGGGATCATTTCTTTGGGCGATGTTTTCCGGTTTCTCA from Sesamum indicum cultivar Zhongzhi No. 13 linkage group LG3, S_indicum_v1.0, whole genome shotgun sequence harbors:
- the LOC105156899 gene encoding sucrose nonfermenting 4-like protein yields the protein MYPLGMDYLRESGLVLIPTRFVWPYGGRSVYISGSFTGWTQWPMTPVEGCPTVFQTICSLPPGYHQYKFVVDGEWRYDEHRPFISSNIGTVNTILLTRESDYLTPMLSPQMPPSGPGSSMDVDNEAFQRVVRLLDGTSPEPFPTISEADLEISRHRIAVFMSTHMAYELLPESGKVIALDVELPVKQAFHILHEQGISVAPLWDFSKGKFVGVLSALDFILIMRELGSHGSNLTEEELETHTIAAWKEAKSYMNSQINGQGGVVSRQLVQAGPDDSLKEVALKILQNGVATVPIIHSPSADASNPHLLHLASLSGILKCICRFFKHSPSSLPVLQFPIGAIPLGTWVPKIGDPNRRPLAMLRPSASLSAALNLLIQAQVSSIPIVDDNDSLLDVYSRSDITSLAKDRIYTHINLEETTIHQALQYRDDPFSMYGSNNQRCFMCLRSDPLHKVLERLSQPGVRRLIVVEAGSKHVEGIISLGDVFRFLMSG